One segment of Panicum virgatum strain AP13 chromosome 1K, P.virgatum_v5, whole genome shotgun sequence DNA contains the following:
- the LOC120699408 gene encoding glutamate receptor 3.1-like isoform X2 — MKIVFLMLLLVSLFLFPNEIHKSLAARPSVVSIGSILRFNSTTGGVSAVAIRAALEDINSDPTVLNGTTLQVDMRDTNCDDGFLGMVEALQFMETDAIAIIGPQCSTIAHIISYVANELQVPLMSFASDATLSSIQFPFFVRTMPSDLYEMAAVAAVVDYYQWKIVTAIYIDDDYGRNGIAALDDELTARRCKISYKVGFPSNAKRSDLLNLLVTVSNMESRVIILHTGAEPGLKLLALANGLNMMGNGYVWIATDWLSSYLDANSSVRAETINDMQGVLTVRPHIPKSKMKSNLMSKWNSLSKKYNHSDLRLSAYGFYVYDSVWAVARALDSFFDDGGRISFKNDSRLRDETGGSLHLEAMSVFDMGKKLLDKIRQANFTGASGQVQFNAQGELIHPAYDIISIIGNGVRTIGFWSNYTRLLSTVLPEDLYLKPPNTSLANQHLYDVIWPGETAQKPRVTYRFRAFGTGTANPHYDQLIQKVVDNEFDAAIGDIAITMNRTQTLDFTQPFIESGLVILAPVKKHITNSWAFLQPFTLGMWCVTGLSFLVVGAVIWVLEHRINDDFRGSPRQQLITIVWFSFSTLFFAHRENTMSALGRGVLIIWLFVVLIIQSSYTASLTSILTVQQLDTSIRGLDDLKNSDYTIGFQVGSFAEEYMVKELNISRSRLKALGSPEEYAENLKLGPKKGGVMAIVDERPYVELFLSTNCKIAVAGSDFTSRGWGFAFPRDSPLQVDLSTAILTLSENGELQRIHDKWLRTGDCSADNTEFVDSNQLRLESFMGLFLICGAACALALLIYFGIMLRQYLRHEPPESISTEPGSSKSKCSLKRFISFVDDREPPKQKRSLRLSGSSMPTTPTSNVDIERPGRPTRNGGVVNIES; from the exons ATGAAGATAGTGTTTCTCATGTTGTTGCTTGTCTCCCTGTTCCTCTTCCCTAATGAGATCCACAAGAGCTTAGCTGCAAGGCCTTCAGTTGTGAGTATTGGTTCTATTCTTCGGTTTAACTCCACCACTGGAGGTGTTTCAGCAGTTGCCATCCGTGCGGCCTTGGAGGATATAAACTCTGATCCGACAGTTCTAAATGGAACAACATTACAAGTTGACATGAGGGATACAAATTGCGATGATGGTTTCCTCGGAATGGTTGAAG CTTTGCAGTTCATGGAGACTGATGCTATTGCAATCATTGGGCCACAATGCTCTACTATTGCTCATATCATTTCGTATGTCGCAAATGAGCTCCAAGTCCCTTTGATGTCCTTTGCATCCGATGCAACTCTATCATCAATCCAGTTCCCATTCTTTGTACGGACTATGCCCAGTGATCTCTACGAAATGGCAGCCGTTGCAGCAGTTGTTGATTACTACCAGTGGAAGATAGTGACAGCCATATACATTGATGATGATTATGGTCGAAATGGCATTGCTGCTTTGGATGATGAACTTACTGCTAGGCGCTGCAAAATTTCCTACAAGGTTGGGTTTCCCTCCAATGCTAAAAGAAGTGATCTTCTAAATTTGTTGGTTACCGTTAGTAATATGGAGTCTCGTGTTATTATCCTCCATACTGGTGCGGAACCCGGACTCAAGCTTCTCGCACTTGCAAACGGACTGAACATGATGGGCAATGGCTATGTATGGATTGCAACTGATTGGCTTTCTTCTTATCTTGATGCTAATTCATCAGTTCGTGCTGAAACTATAAATGACATGCAAGGTGTTCTGACTGTACGTCCACACATCCCTAAGTCAAAGATGAAGAGTAATTTGATGTCCAAGTGGAACAGCTTAAGCAAGAAATACAACCACAGTGATCTTCGCCTAAGTGCTTATGGTTTTTATGTTTATGATAGTGTGTGGGCAGTAGCTCGGGCCCTGGACTCCTTCTTTGATGATGGTGGAAGGATTTCCTTTAAAAATGACTCAAGATTGCGTGATGAAACTGGGGGAAGTCTTCACCTTGAAGCCATGAGTGTTTTTGACATGGGAAAAAAATTACTGGATAAGATTAGACAGGCGAACTTCACTGGGGCGTCTGGGCAAGTGCAATTTAATGCTCAGGGTGAACTTATTCATCCTGCCTATGACATCATAAGTATAATCGGAAATGGCGTGCGGACCATTGGTTTTTGGTCTAACTATACAAGATTGCTGTCGACCGTCCTTCCAGAAGACCTATATTTGAAGCCTCCTAATACTTCTCTTGCCAATCAACATCTCTATGATGTCATTTGGCCTGGAGAGACTGCACAGAAGCCTCGAG TTACATACAGGTTTCGAGCTTTTGGCACTGGTACTGCAAATCCTCATTATGATCAACTCATACAGAAGGTTGTGGACAAT GAGTTTGATGCAGCAATAGGGGACATTGCAATTACAATGAACAGAACTCAAACTCTTGATTTCACCCAGCCCTTTATTGAATCAGGCCTGGTTATTTTGGCTCCGGTCAAAAAGCATATAACGAATTCCTGGGCATTCTTGCAGCCATTTACATTGGGGATGTGGTGTGTTACAGGGTTGTCTTTTCTTGTTGTGGGTGCGGTTATTTGGGTTCTTGAGCATCGAATCAATGATGATTTCCGTGGCTCACCACGGCAACAATTAATAACAATTGTTTG GTTCAGCTTTTCGACTCTATTTTTTGCACATA GAGAAAACACTATGAGCGCCTTAGGACGTGGTGTTCTGATCATATGGCTATTTGTTGTTTTGATCATTCAATCCAGCTATACCGCAAGTCTTACTTCCATCCTAACGGTGCAACAACTCGATACTTCTATAAGAGGACTTGATGACCTGAAAAATAGTGATTACACTATTGGTTTCCAAGTTGGTTCTTTTGCAGAAGAATACATGGTCAAGGAACTCAACATCTCACGGTCAAGGTTAAAAGCTCTCGGTTCTCCTGAAGAGTATGCTGAAAACCTCAAGCTAGGCCCAAAGAAAGGAGGTGTCATGGCCATTGTCGATGAGCGGCCCTATGTTGAGCTGTTTTTGTCAACTAACTGCAAGATTGCTGTAGCTGGCTCAGATTTTACCAGTAGAGGATGGGGCTTT GCATTTCCAAGGGATTCCCCTCTGCAAGTAGACCTGTCCACCGCAATCCTAACATTGTCGGAGAATGGGGAACTGCAGCGGATCCATGACAAGTGGCTCAGAACAGGCGATTGCTCAGCTGATAATACCGAGTTTGTGGACTCGAACCAGCTCCGCCTTGAGAGCTTCATGGGCCTGTTCCTCATTTGTGGTGCAGCATGTGCCCTCGCACTGCTCATTTACTTCGGCATCATGCTACGCCAGTATCTGAGACATGAACCGCCTGAATCTATCTCCACAGAGCCAGGGTCATCAAAATCAAAGTGcagcctcaaaagattcatctcattcGTCGATGACAGGGAACCACCAAAGCAAAAGCGGTCCTTGCGCCTCTCAGGGAGTTCGATGCCAACAACGCCTACCAGTAATGTTGACATAGAAAGGCCGGGGAGGCCAACCAGAAATGGAGGTGTTGTTAATATAGAGAGCTAA
- the LOC120699408 gene encoding glutamate receptor 3.1-like isoform X1: MKIVFLMLLLVSLFLFPNEIHKSLAARPSVVSIGSILRFNSTTGGVSAVAIRAALEDINSDPTVLNGTTLQVDMRDTNCDDGFLGMVEALQFMETDAIAIIGPQCSTIAHIISYVANELQVPLMSFASDATLSSIQFPFFVRTMPSDLYEMAAVAAVVDYYQWKIVTAIYIDDDYGRNGIAALDDELTARRCKISYKVGFPSNAKRSDLLNLLVTVSNMESRVIILHTGAEPGLKLLALANGLNMMGNGYVWIATDWLSSYLDANSSVRAETINDMQGVLTVRPHIPKSKMKSNLMSKWNSLSKKYNHSDLRLSAYGFYVYDSVWAVARALDSFFDDGGRISFKNDSRLRDETGGSLHLEAMSVFDMGKKLLDKIRQANFTGASGQVQFNAQGELIHPAYDIISIIGNGVRTIGFWSNYTRLLSTVLPEDLYLKPPNTSLANQHLYDVIWPGETAQKPRGWVFPSNAKELIIGVPNRFSFKEFVTLDNATGKMTGYCIDVFTQALSLLPYPVTYRFRAFGTGTANPHYDQLIQKVVDNEFDAAIGDIAITMNRTQTLDFTQPFIESGLVILAPVKKHITNSWAFLQPFTLGMWCVTGLSFLVVGAVIWVLEHRINDDFRGSPRQQLITIVWFSFSTLFFAHRENTMSALGRGVLIIWLFVVLIIQSSYTASLTSILTVQQLDTSIRGLDDLKNSDYTIGFQVGSFAEEYMVKELNISRSRLKALGSPEEYAENLKLGPKKGGVMAIVDERPYVELFLSTNCKIAVAGSDFTSRGWGFAFPRDSPLQVDLSTAILTLSENGELQRIHDKWLRTGDCSADNTEFVDSNQLRLESFMGLFLICGAACALALLIYFGIMLRQYLRHEPPESISTEPGSSKSKCSLKRFISFVDDREPPKQKRSLRLSGSSMPTTPTSNVDIERPGRPTRNGGVVNIES; this comes from the exons ATGAAGATAGTGTTTCTCATGTTGTTGCTTGTCTCCCTGTTCCTCTTCCCTAATGAGATCCACAAGAGCTTAGCTGCAAGGCCTTCAGTTGTGAGTATTGGTTCTATTCTTCGGTTTAACTCCACCACTGGAGGTGTTTCAGCAGTTGCCATCCGTGCGGCCTTGGAGGATATAAACTCTGATCCGACAGTTCTAAATGGAACAACATTACAAGTTGACATGAGGGATACAAATTGCGATGATGGTTTCCTCGGAATGGTTGAAG CTTTGCAGTTCATGGAGACTGATGCTATTGCAATCATTGGGCCACAATGCTCTACTATTGCTCATATCATTTCGTATGTCGCAAATGAGCTCCAAGTCCCTTTGATGTCCTTTGCATCCGATGCAACTCTATCATCAATCCAGTTCCCATTCTTTGTACGGACTATGCCCAGTGATCTCTACGAAATGGCAGCCGTTGCAGCAGTTGTTGATTACTACCAGTGGAAGATAGTGACAGCCATATACATTGATGATGATTATGGTCGAAATGGCATTGCTGCTTTGGATGATGAACTTACTGCTAGGCGCTGCAAAATTTCCTACAAGGTTGGGTTTCCCTCCAATGCTAAAAGAAGTGATCTTCTAAATTTGTTGGTTACCGTTAGTAATATGGAGTCTCGTGTTATTATCCTCCATACTGGTGCGGAACCCGGACTCAAGCTTCTCGCACTTGCAAACGGACTGAACATGATGGGCAATGGCTATGTATGGATTGCAACTGATTGGCTTTCTTCTTATCTTGATGCTAATTCATCAGTTCGTGCTGAAACTATAAATGACATGCAAGGTGTTCTGACTGTACGTCCACACATCCCTAAGTCAAAGATGAAGAGTAATTTGATGTCCAAGTGGAACAGCTTAAGCAAGAAATACAACCACAGTGATCTTCGCCTAAGTGCTTATGGTTTTTATGTTTATGATAGTGTGTGGGCAGTAGCTCGGGCCCTGGACTCCTTCTTTGATGATGGTGGAAGGATTTCCTTTAAAAATGACTCAAGATTGCGTGATGAAACTGGGGGAAGTCTTCACCTTGAAGCCATGAGTGTTTTTGACATGGGAAAAAAATTACTGGATAAGATTAGACAGGCGAACTTCACTGGGGCGTCTGGGCAAGTGCAATTTAATGCTCAGGGTGAACTTATTCATCCTGCCTATGACATCATAAGTATAATCGGAAATGGCGTGCGGACCATTGGTTTTTGGTCTAACTATACAAGATTGCTGTCGACCGTCCTTCCAGAAGACCTATATTTGAAGCCTCCTAATACTTCTCTTGCCAATCAACATCTCTATGATGTCATTTGGCCTGGAGAGACTGCACAGAAGCCTCGAGGTTGGGTCTTTCCTTCCAATGCCAAAGAGTTGATAATTGGTGTCCCCAACAGATTTAGCTTTAAAGAGTTTGTCACCCTAGATAACGCTACTGGGAAAATGACGGGCTATTGCATCGATGTCTTCACTCAAGCATTGTCTTTGCTTCCTTATCCAGTTACATACAGGTTTCGAGCTTTTGGCACTGGTACTGCAAATCCTCATTATGATCAACTCATACAGAAGGTTGTGGACAAT GAGTTTGATGCAGCAATAGGGGACATTGCAATTACAATGAACAGAACTCAAACTCTTGATTTCACCCAGCCCTTTATTGAATCAGGCCTGGTTATTTTGGCTCCGGTCAAAAAGCATATAACGAATTCCTGGGCATTCTTGCAGCCATTTACATTGGGGATGTGGTGTGTTACAGGGTTGTCTTTTCTTGTTGTGGGTGCGGTTATTTGGGTTCTTGAGCATCGAATCAATGATGATTTCCGTGGCTCACCACGGCAACAATTAATAACAATTGTTTG GTTCAGCTTTTCGACTCTATTTTTTGCACATA GAGAAAACACTATGAGCGCCTTAGGACGTGGTGTTCTGATCATATGGCTATTTGTTGTTTTGATCATTCAATCCAGCTATACCGCAAGTCTTACTTCCATCCTAACGGTGCAACAACTCGATACTTCTATAAGAGGACTTGATGACCTGAAAAATAGTGATTACACTATTGGTTTCCAAGTTGGTTCTTTTGCAGAAGAATACATGGTCAAGGAACTCAACATCTCACGGTCAAGGTTAAAAGCTCTCGGTTCTCCTGAAGAGTATGCTGAAAACCTCAAGCTAGGCCCAAAGAAAGGAGGTGTCATGGCCATTGTCGATGAGCGGCCCTATGTTGAGCTGTTTTTGTCAACTAACTGCAAGATTGCTGTAGCTGGCTCAGATTTTACCAGTAGAGGATGGGGCTTT GCATTTCCAAGGGATTCCCCTCTGCAAGTAGACCTGTCCACCGCAATCCTAACATTGTCGGAGAATGGGGAACTGCAGCGGATCCATGACAAGTGGCTCAGAACAGGCGATTGCTCAGCTGATAATACCGAGTTTGTGGACTCGAACCAGCTCCGCCTTGAGAGCTTCATGGGCCTGTTCCTCATTTGTGGTGCAGCATGTGCCCTCGCACTGCTCATTTACTTCGGCATCATGCTACGCCAGTATCTGAGACATGAACCGCCTGAATCTATCTCCACAGAGCCAGGGTCATCAAAATCAAAGTGcagcctcaaaagattcatctcattcGTCGATGACAGGGAACCACCAAAGCAAAAGCGGTCCTTGCGCCTCTCAGGGAGTTCGATGCCAACAACGCCTACCAGTAATGTTGACATAGAAAGGCCGGGGAGGCCAACCAGAAATGGAGGTGTTGTTAATATAGAGAGCTAA
- the LOC120699408 gene encoding glutamate receptor 3.1-like isoform X3 codes for MMVSSEWLKFMETDAIAIIGPQCSTIAHIISYVANELQVPLMSFASDATLSSIQFPFFVRTMPSDLYEMAAVAAVVDYYQWKIVTAIYIDDDYGRNGIAALDDELTARRCKISYKVGFPSNAKRSDLLNLLVTVSNMESRVIILHTGAEPGLKLLALANGLNMMGNGYVWIATDWLSSYLDANSSVRAETINDMQGVLTVRPHIPKSKMKSNLMSKWNSLSKKYNHSDLRLSAYGFYVYDSVWAVARALDSFFDDGGRISFKNDSRLRDETGGSLHLEAMSVFDMGKKLLDKIRQANFTGASGQVQFNAQGELIHPAYDIISIIGNGVRTIGFWSNYTRLLSTVLPEDLYLKPPNTSLANQHLYDVIWPGETAQKPRGWVFPSNAKELIIGVPNRFSFKEFVTLDNATGKMTGYCIDVFTQALSLLPYPVTYRFRAFGTGTANPHYDQLIQKVVDNEFDAAIGDIAITMNRTQTLDFTQPFIESGLVILAPVKKHITNSWAFLQPFTLGMWCVTGLSFLVVGAVIWVLEHRINDDFRGSPRQQLITIVWFSFSTLFFAHRENTMSALGRGVLIIWLFVVLIIQSSYTASLTSILTVQQLDTSIRGLDDLKNSDYTIGFQVGSFAEEYMVKELNISRSRLKALGSPEEYAENLKLGPKKGGVMAIVDERPYVELFLSTNCKIAVAGSDFTSRGWGFAFPRDSPLQVDLSTAILTLSENGELQRIHDKWLRTGDCSADNTEFVDSNQLRLESFMGLFLICGAACALALLIYFGIMLRQYLRHEPPESISTEPGSSKSKCSLKRFISFVDDREPPKQKRSLRLSGSSMPTTPTSNVDIERPGRPTRNGGVVNIES; via the exons ATGATGGTTTCCTCGGAATGGTTGAAG TTCATGGAGACTGATGCTATTGCAATCATTGGGCCACAATGCTCTACTATTGCTCATATCATTTCGTATGTCGCAAATGAGCTCCAAGTCCCTTTGATGTCCTTTGCATCCGATGCAACTCTATCATCAATCCAGTTCCCATTCTTTGTACGGACTATGCCCAGTGATCTCTACGAAATGGCAGCCGTTGCAGCAGTTGTTGATTACTACCAGTGGAAGATAGTGACAGCCATATACATTGATGATGATTATGGTCGAAATGGCATTGCTGCTTTGGATGATGAACTTACTGCTAGGCGCTGCAAAATTTCCTACAAGGTTGGGTTTCCCTCCAATGCTAAAAGAAGTGATCTTCTAAATTTGTTGGTTACCGTTAGTAATATGGAGTCTCGTGTTATTATCCTCCATACTGGTGCGGAACCCGGACTCAAGCTTCTCGCACTTGCAAACGGACTGAACATGATGGGCAATGGCTATGTATGGATTGCAACTGATTGGCTTTCTTCTTATCTTGATGCTAATTCATCAGTTCGTGCTGAAACTATAAATGACATGCAAGGTGTTCTGACTGTACGTCCACACATCCCTAAGTCAAAGATGAAGAGTAATTTGATGTCCAAGTGGAACAGCTTAAGCAAGAAATACAACCACAGTGATCTTCGCCTAAGTGCTTATGGTTTTTATGTTTATGATAGTGTGTGGGCAGTAGCTCGGGCCCTGGACTCCTTCTTTGATGATGGTGGAAGGATTTCCTTTAAAAATGACTCAAGATTGCGTGATGAAACTGGGGGAAGTCTTCACCTTGAAGCCATGAGTGTTTTTGACATGGGAAAAAAATTACTGGATAAGATTAGACAGGCGAACTTCACTGGGGCGTCTGGGCAAGTGCAATTTAATGCTCAGGGTGAACTTATTCATCCTGCCTATGACATCATAAGTATAATCGGAAATGGCGTGCGGACCATTGGTTTTTGGTCTAACTATACAAGATTGCTGTCGACCGTCCTTCCAGAAGACCTATATTTGAAGCCTCCTAATACTTCTCTTGCCAATCAACATCTCTATGATGTCATTTGGCCTGGAGAGACTGCACAGAAGCCTCGAGGTTGGGTCTTTCCTTCCAATGCCAAAGAGTTGATAATTGGTGTCCCCAACAGATTTAGCTTTAAAGAGTTTGTCACCCTAGATAACGCTACTGGGAAAATGACGGGCTATTGCATCGATGTCTTCACTCAAGCATTGTCTTTGCTTCCTTATCCAGTTACATACAGGTTTCGAGCTTTTGGCACTGGTACTGCAAATCCTCATTATGATCAACTCATACAGAAGGTTGTGGACAAT GAGTTTGATGCAGCAATAGGGGACATTGCAATTACAATGAACAGAACTCAAACTCTTGATTTCACCCAGCCCTTTATTGAATCAGGCCTGGTTATTTTGGCTCCGGTCAAAAAGCATATAACGAATTCCTGGGCATTCTTGCAGCCATTTACATTGGGGATGTGGTGTGTTACAGGGTTGTCTTTTCTTGTTGTGGGTGCGGTTATTTGGGTTCTTGAGCATCGAATCAATGATGATTTCCGTGGCTCACCACGGCAACAATTAATAACAATTGTTTG GTTCAGCTTTTCGACTCTATTTTTTGCACATA GAGAAAACACTATGAGCGCCTTAGGACGTGGTGTTCTGATCATATGGCTATTTGTTGTTTTGATCATTCAATCCAGCTATACCGCAAGTCTTACTTCCATCCTAACGGTGCAACAACTCGATACTTCTATAAGAGGACTTGATGACCTGAAAAATAGTGATTACACTATTGGTTTCCAAGTTGGTTCTTTTGCAGAAGAATACATGGTCAAGGAACTCAACATCTCACGGTCAAGGTTAAAAGCTCTCGGTTCTCCTGAAGAGTATGCTGAAAACCTCAAGCTAGGCCCAAAGAAAGGAGGTGTCATGGCCATTGTCGATGAGCGGCCCTATGTTGAGCTGTTTTTGTCAACTAACTGCAAGATTGCTGTAGCTGGCTCAGATTTTACCAGTAGAGGATGGGGCTTT GCATTTCCAAGGGATTCCCCTCTGCAAGTAGACCTGTCCACCGCAATCCTAACATTGTCGGAGAATGGGGAACTGCAGCGGATCCATGACAAGTGGCTCAGAACAGGCGATTGCTCAGCTGATAATACCGAGTTTGTGGACTCGAACCAGCTCCGCCTTGAGAGCTTCATGGGCCTGTTCCTCATTTGTGGTGCAGCATGTGCCCTCGCACTGCTCATTTACTTCGGCATCATGCTACGCCAGTATCTGAGACATGAACCGCCTGAATCTATCTCCACAGAGCCAGGGTCATCAAAATCAAAGTGcagcctcaaaagattcatctcattcGTCGATGACAGGGAACCACCAAAGCAAAAGCGGTCCTTGCGCCTCTCAGGGAGTTCGATGCCAACAACGCCTACCAGTAATGTTGACATAGAAAGGCCGGGGAGGCCAACCAGAAATGGAGGTGTTGTTAATATAGAGAGCTAA
- the LOC120699871 gene encoding peptidyl-prolyl cis-trans isomerase FKBP18, chloroplastic-like: protein MASSGLPSRTFHHHRLPSSAPSHPSRETCVPCCLPGAVSRRRAAVQLLSAGFLTAVSPPPPSLAARRGRIVVPPEDYVTAPDGLKYYDLVEGKGPTAEKGSTVQVHFDCIYRGITAVSSRESKLLAGNRSIAQPYEFIVGSLPGKERKRDFADNANGLYSAQAAPKPPAAMYTITEGMKVGGKRRVIVPPELGYGKRGMSEIPPDAPFELDIELLEVTSPAEK from the exons ATGGCTTCCTCTGGCCTGCCTTCTAGAACCTTCCACCACCACCGGCTCCCCTCGTCTGCTCCTTCTCATCCTTCGAGGGAGACTTGCGTCCCGTGCTGCCTCCCCGGTGCCGTCTCCCGGCGGCGGGCTGCCGTGCAGCTCCTCTCCGCCGGTTTCTTGACCGctgtctcgccgccgccgccttcgctcGCCGCGAGGAGGGGACGCATTGTAGTGCCACCGGAGGACTATGTCACTGCAC CTGATGGACTGAAGTACTATGATCTTGTTGAAGGGAAGGGTCCAACTGCTGAAAAAGGCTCAACTGTGCAG GTTCATTTCGACTGCATTTACCGTGGCATCACCGCAGTGTCAAGCCGTGAGTCCAAGCTCCTAGCAGGGAACCGAAGTATTGCGCAG CCTTACGAGTTCATTGTTGGGTCACTGCCTGGGAAAGAACGAAAGCGGGACTTTGCAGACAATGCCAATGGGCTATACTCAGCGCAAGCAGCACCAAAGCCTCCAGCAGCCATGTACACGATAACTGAGGGGATGAAAGTAGGGGGAAAG AGGAGAGTAATTGTCCCTCCAGAGCTCGGATATGGGAAAAGGGGGATGAGTGAGATACCG CCTGATGCTCCTTTTGAACTGGATATAGAGCTATTGGAAGTGACCTCTCCTGCAGAAAAATGA
- the LOC120699599 gene encoding UTP--glucose-1-phosphate uridylyltransferase-like, with protein sequence MADEKLAKLKEAVAGLAQISENEKSGFLSLVARYLSGDEELIEWAKIHTPTDEVVVPYDTLESPPEDIEATKKLLDKLAVLKLNGGLGTTMGCTGPKSVIEVRNGFTFLDLIVIQIESLNKKYGSNVPLLLMNSFNTHEDTLKIVEKYANSSIEIHTFNQSQYPRVVADEFLPWPSKGKTDKDGWYPPGHGDIFPSLMNSGKLDLLLSQGKEYVFIANSDNLGAIVDMKILNHLIHKQNEYCMEVTPKTLADVKGGTLISYEGRVQLLEIAQVPDAHVNEFKSIEKFKIFNTNNLWVNLKAIKRLVEAEALKMEIIPNPKEVDGVKVLQLETAAGAAIRFFDHAIGINVPRSRFLPVKATSDLQLVQSDLYTLVDGFVTRNSARTNPSNPSIELGPEFKKVGCFLGRFKSIPSIVELESLKVSGDVWFGSGIVLKGKVTITAKPGVKLEIPDGAVIENKDINGPEDL encoded by the exons ATGGCGGACGAGAAGCTTGCCAAGCTGAAGGAAGCCGTCGCCGGCCTCGCGCAGATCAG CGAGAATGAGAAGTCCGGCTTCCTCAGCCTCGTTGCTCGCTACCTCAG CGGCGACGAGGAGCTCATCGAGTGGGCCAAGATCCACACGCCCACCGACGAGGTGGTGGTGCCGTACGACACGCTGGAGTCCCCGCCTGAAG ACATTGAGGCGACCAAGAAGCTGCTCGACAAGCTGGCCGTGCTGAAGCTCAACGGCGGCCTGGGAACGACCATGGGATGCACCGGGCCCAA GTCGGTCATCGAAGTGCGCAACGGATTTACTTTCCTTGACCTTATTGTTATCCAAATCGAG TCACTCAACAAGAAGTACGGCAGCAATGTGCCACTGCTTCTGATGAACTCCTTCAACACCCATGAGGACACCTTGAAG ATTGTTGAGAAATATGCAAATTCAAGCATTGAGATCCACACATTCAACCAG AGCCAGTACCCTCGTGTGGTAGCTGACGAGTTTTTGCCATGGCCTTCCAAGGGGAAGACCGACAAGGATGGCTG gTACCCTCCTGGCCACGGTGATATCTTCCCATCACTGATGAACAGTGGAAAGCTAGATTTACTACTCTCACAG GGAAAAGAGTATGTGTTCATTGCAAACTCGGATAACTTGGGTGCTATTGTTGACATGA AGATATTGAACCATTTGATCCACAAGCAGAATGAATACTGTATGGAG GTCACCCCGAAAACTTTGGCTGATGTAAAAGGTGGCACACTGATCTCATACGAAGGAAGGGTTCAG CTTCTGGAGATTGCACAAGTTCCTGATGCTCAT GTGAATGAATTCAAATCAATTGAGAAATTCAAGATATTCAACACGAACAATCT ATGGGTGAATTTGAAGGCTATCAAACGCCTTGTTGAAGCTGAAGCACTCAAGATGGAGATCATCCCGAATCCAAAG GAAGTGGATGGAGTGAAAGTTCTTCAGCTGGAAACAGCAGCTGGTGCAGCAATCAGG TTTTTTGACCACGCAATCGGTATCAACGTTCCAAGGTCCCGGTTCCTACCGGTCAAGGCAACGTCAGATTTGCAGCTAGTTCAG TCTGATCTATACACCTTGGTTGATGGCTTCGTCACACGCAATTCAGCGAGAACAAATCCATCGAATCCCTCAATTGAACTGGGTCCTGAGTTCAAGAAG GTTGGGTGTTTCCTTGGTCGCTTCAAGTCAATTCCTAGCATTGTTGAGCTTGAGAGCTTAAAAGTTTCTGGTGATGTTTGGTTTGGCTCTGGCATTGTGCTGAAG GGGAAAGTAACCATCACCGCGAAACCTGGTGTCAAGCTAGAAATCCCAGATGGAGCTGTGATTGAGAACAAG GATATAAATGGCCCTGAGGACCTTTAA